The following proteins come from a genomic window of Cronobacter muytjensii ATCC 51329:
- a CDS encoding phage major capsid protein — MTLNRACTLMTVKAVNEDERIITGIASTPSPDRDGDIMEPEGAKFRSDTPFLWQHDRSQPIGTCTPKMVKGGLEITAKLVKPTPDMPSQLAARLDEAWASIKAGLVRGLSIGFRPIEYSFLDEGGIRFLSWDLLEVSAVTIPANAECSINTVKSFDRQLLAAAGKEKPVVKATQSAGATAPKTNTNKGNSSMNIAEQIKSFEAKRSALAASLSDIMAKAAEAGRTLDMEEEESYDNTSAEIKSVDAHLKRLRDMESNLAATAKPVSKAAGGDVNVVATSAPGIIRVEQKLEKGIAFARFAKALAAANGSRSEALEIARKQYPDDAKLHHVLKAAVGAGTTTDPKWAGALVEYQEYAQDFVEFLRPQTIIGRFGQGNIPALRQVPFNIRIPAQTSGGSANWVGQGKAKPLTKFDFESITFSFAKVAAIAVLTDELIRFSNPAADALVRNALAEAVIARLDTDFISPTKAEVANVSPASVTNGIAAIPSTGNPDDDAAAAFGVFVAANLQPNGAVWLMSSTTALALSMRKNALGQKEYPEMTLLGGTFQGLPVIVSQYVGSQLVLVNAPDIYLADDGGVAVDMSREASLEMQSEPTGDSVNGTGTELVSMFQTNSVAIRAERWINWKRRRTAAVAVISGVNYGTTQTS; from the coding sequence ATGACGCTTAATCGCGCATGCACCCTTATGACGGTTAAGGCGGTGAACGAGGACGAGCGGATCATTACCGGCATCGCCTCCACGCCTTCGCCTGACCGTGACGGGGACATCATGGAGCCGGAGGGCGCGAAGTTCCGCAGCGACACGCCGTTCCTCTGGCAGCATGACCGCTCACAACCCATCGGCACCTGCACACCAAAAATGGTGAAGGGCGGGCTTGAGATCACAGCAAAACTGGTGAAACCCACCCCGGATATGCCGTCCCAGCTGGCCGCCCGCCTCGATGAGGCCTGGGCATCCATTAAGGCGGGGCTGGTTCGCGGTCTCTCTATCGGCTTCCGGCCGATTGAGTATTCCTTCCTGGATGAAGGCGGTATCCGCTTTTTGTCCTGGGACCTTCTTGAAGTCTCGGCAGTGACCATTCCGGCAAACGCTGAATGTTCCATCAATACCGTGAAATCCTTCGACCGCCAGTTACTCGCCGCGGCAGGCAAAGAGAAACCGGTGGTTAAAGCAACACAGTCCGCTGGCGCTACAGCACCCAAAACCAATACCAATAAAGGAAACAGTTCGATGAATATCGCAGAACAAATCAAAAGCTTTGAAGCGAAGCGTTCGGCGCTGGCGGCGTCTCTCTCCGACATTATGGCGAAAGCCGCCGAAGCCGGGCGTACTCTTGATATGGAAGAAGAGGAGAGCTACGACAACACCTCCGCCGAAATCAAATCCGTAGATGCGCACCTGAAGCGTCTGCGCGACATGGAAAGTAACCTCGCTGCGACTGCCAAACCGGTAAGCAAAGCGGCGGGTGGTGACGTAAACGTAGTGGCAACCAGCGCGCCGGGCATCATCCGCGTAGAGCAGAAGCTGGAAAAAGGCATCGCCTTTGCCCGCTTTGCCAAGGCGCTGGCCGCCGCGAACGGCAGCCGTTCTGAAGCGCTCGAAATTGCCCGTAAGCAGTATCCGGACGATGCGAAACTGCATCATGTCCTGAAGGCGGCCGTCGGCGCTGGCACCACCACCGACCCGAAATGGGCTGGCGCGCTGGTTGAATATCAGGAATACGCACAGGATTTCGTGGAATTCCTGCGACCGCAAACCATTATTGGCCGCTTCGGGCAGGGTAACATCCCGGCGCTGCGCCAGGTGCCGTTTAACATCCGCATCCCGGCGCAGACCTCTGGCGGGTCAGCGAACTGGGTAGGGCAGGGCAAGGCGAAGCCGCTGACGAAGTTTGACTTCGAGTCGATCACCTTCAGCTTTGCGAAAGTGGCCGCAATCGCGGTGCTGACTGACGAACTTATCCGCTTCTCCAACCCGGCAGCCGATGCGCTGGTACGTAACGCGCTGGCTGAAGCGGTCATTGCCCGTCTTGATACTGACTTTATCAGCCCGACAAAGGCGGAAGTTGCCAATGTATCTCCGGCTTCCGTTACCAACGGCATTGCCGCTATCCCGTCCACCGGTAACCCTGACGACGACGCAGCAGCGGCTTTTGGCGTGTTTGTCGCTGCTAACTTGCAGCCGAACGGTGCAGTCTGGCTGATGTCCAGCACTACCGCGCTGGCGCTGTCCATGCGCAAGAACGCGCTGGGCCAGAAAGAGTATCCGGAAATGACGCTGCTGGGCGGCACCTTCCAGGGCCTGCCGGTTATCGTCTCCCAGTATGTTGGCAGCCAGCTGGTGCTGGTTAACGCGCCGGATATCTACCTGGCTGACGACGGCGGCGTTGCCGTGGATATGTCCCGCGAAGCCTCGCTCGAAATGCAGAGCGAACCAACCGGCGACAGCGTAAATGGTACTGGCACCGAGCTGGTTTCCATGTTCCAGACCAACAGCGTGGCTATCCGCGCCGAACGCTGGATTAACTGGAAGCGCCGCCGCACCGCTGCCGTCGCCGTGATTTCCG
- a CDS encoding terminase large subunit has product MAQWSTACTDWESRLVAGESIIPPPIFPGQAEQALGIFRELRVSDLPGKPTFGECSEEWVFDFVKAIFGGYDAETGNQLIREYGLLISKKNTKSTIAAGIMLTALILCWREDEEHLILAPTKEVADNSFKPAAGMIRADDELSDMFQIQDHIRTITHRVTRNTLKVVAADTDTVSGKKSGRILVDELWLFGKRANAEAMFMEALGGQVSRNEGWVIFLTTQSDEPPAGVFKERLDYWRNVRDGKINDPKTLGILYEFPERMVESKAYLDPENFYITNPNIGRSVSAEWIADQLRKNQAKTDGTLQQFLAKHLNIEIGLNLRSDRWAGVDFWEQQAQRVSFDDLLRRAEVITVGIDGGGLDDLLGFAAVGRDAETREWLCWCHAWAHEIAIRRRKSEESRFNDFVRAGDLTIVKRMGQDTEEVAEYVRRIHIAELLDKIGIDPSGVGQILDALIEAEIPADAVVGVSQGWRLGGAIKTTERKLAEGVLIHGGQPMMAWCVGNARVEPKGNAILITKQASGKGKIDPLMALFNSVSLMALNPEAKKQDYQVHFI; this is encoded by the coding sequence ATGGCGCAGTGGTCTACAGCCTGTACGGACTGGGAATCGCGCCTGGTTGCCGGCGAGTCCATTATTCCGCCGCCTATCTTTCCCGGCCAGGCGGAGCAGGCGCTGGGTATCTTCCGTGAACTGCGGGTTTCTGACCTGCCGGGCAAGCCTACTTTCGGTGAGTGCTCTGAAGAATGGGTGTTCGACTTCGTGAAAGCCATCTTCGGCGGATACGACGCCGAAACAGGCAACCAGCTCATCCGCGAATACGGCCTGCTGATATCGAAAAAGAACACCAAGTCTACCATCGCAGCGGGCATCATGCTGACCGCGCTGATCCTCTGCTGGCGAGAGGACGAAGAGCATCTGATTCTGGCACCCACCAAAGAGGTTGCCGATAACAGCTTCAAGCCTGCCGCTGGCATGATACGCGCCGACGATGAGCTGTCTGATATGTTCCAGATCCAGGACCATATCCGCACGATTACGCACCGGGTGACGCGAAATACGCTGAAAGTGGTGGCCGCAGACACGGACACCGTATCAGGTAAGAAATCGGGCCGTATTCTGGTTGACGAGCTCTGGCTGTTCGGCAAGCGCGCCAATGCAGAGGCGATGTTTATGGAAGCGCTAGGCGGGCAGGTCTCGCGTAATGAAGGATGGGTGATATTTCTCACCACGCAGAGCGACGAGCCGCCGGCAGGCGTTTTCAAAGAACGTCTCGATTACTGGCGTAATGTCCGTGACGGCAAGATAAACGACCCTAAAACGCTGGGCATCCTTTACGAGTTCCCGGAACGGATGGTGGAAAGCAAGGCTTATCTCGATCCGGAAAACTTCTACATCACCAACCCGAACATCGGCCGCTCGGTCAGCGCGGAGTGGATAGCGGATCAGCTCCGCAAGAACCAGGCGAAAACGGACGGGACGCTGCAGCAGTTCCTGGCGAAGCATCTCAATATTGAAATTGGCCTTAACCTGCGCAGCGACCGCTGGGCGGGCGTCGATTTCTGGGAGCAGCAGGCGCAGCGCGTCAGTTTTGATGATTTGCTGCGGCGCGCCGAGGTGATCACCGTCGGCATTGATGGCGGCGGTCTTGATGACCTGCTGGGCTTCGCTGCAGTCGGACGTGACGCTGAGACGCGGGAGTGGCTCTGCTGGTGCCATGCCTGGGCGCATGAGATAGCCATCCGGCGGCGTAAAAGCGAGGAGTCCAGGTTCAATGACTTCGTGAGGGCAGGCGACCTGACCATTGTGAAGCGGATGGGGCAGGATACCGAAGAGGTGGCGGAATACGTCCGCCGCATCCACATTGCTGAACTGCTCGACAAGATAGGCATTGACCCGTCAGGCGTCGGCCAAATCCTTGATGCACTGATTGAGGCGGAAATACCCGCCGATGCGGTGGTTGGCGTAAGCCAGGGCTGGCGCCTGGGCGGCGCGATTAAAACCACCGAACGCAAGCTTGCCGAGGGCGTGCTTATCCATGGCGGGCAACCGATGATGGCCTGGTGTGTGGGTAATGCCCGGGTGGAGCCGAAAGGTAACGCCATCCTCATTACCAAGCAGGCCAGCGGCAAGGGAAAGATTGACCCGCTGATGGCGCTGTTCAACAGCGTTTCGCTCATGGCGCTGAACCCTGAAGCGAAAAAGCAGGATTACCAGGTGCATTTCATATGA
- a CDS encoding HNH endonuclease, with translation MAKLTTLKPRLKVIDTRRIKPVYGEQRRISGSARVGLKRRIWVRDGGHCCMCSRAVDLHESELDHRIALQFGGDNSERNLWTLCTECHSGKSAREAAAGQPDEEAMKHAVPDGCLGTGFVGL, from the coding sequence ATGGCTAAGCTGACCACGTTAAAGCCACGGCTGAAGGTTATCGATACGCGCCGTATAAAGCCTGTATACGGCGAACAACGGCGCATCAGCGGCAGCGCCCGCGTTGGCCTTAAGCGTCGAATCTGGGTGCGTGACGGTGGGCACTGCTGCATGTGCTCACGCGCTGTTGACCTGCATGAAAGCGAACTCGATCACCGCATCGCGTTACAGTTCGGCGGCGATAACTCAGAGCGAAACCTTTGGACGCTCTGTACTGAATGCCACTCAGGTAAGTCGGCACGCGAAGCGGCAGCCGGTCAGCCTGATGAAGAGGCCATGAAGCATGCCGTGCCTGATGGCTGTCTGGGGACGGGCTTCGTGGGTCTCTGA
- a CDS encoding glycosyltransferase family 2 protein: protein MQVTIDGVQYVPASQQQSRIGIAITTHNRPHVLKQAIEQHLKHLPAGALVVVVDDGSSPAAVVPDGIRLIRHETSLGIVASKNASLEALMDAGCEHLFLWDDDAWPIADEWHLPYIESPEPHLAYQFLDLAGPRKLNDLSVLYRDDNHIAYTGQRGVMLYYHRSAIEKVGGFDPIYGRGMYEHSDLALRIHNAGLTTWAYADVVGSEKLIHSLDEHEAIERSVPKPDRVALVERNVKIHNERRDNGFTGYVDYRRQRDVVITTLLTSQPDPQRGTKMAASPDMLVKWAASLRECIRIALVDELQTAPADVELCRIPDVKMNIYFRRWLHIWQHLRDHPEYRLVWCTDGTDVEMLRAPWEEMQPGKVYVGSEPKTYADAWAKQNHPERIYQEFIEAHRNDVMLNAGLLGGTRADVMAFAHGIIRLYYRIESYRFWKKEQTGAAVGDMLAFGIVAQSFAERLVTGPLVHTVFKTDGIGREAAWWKHK, encoded by the coding sequence ATGCAGGTCACTATTGACGGCGTTCAGTATGTGCCCGCCAGTCAGCAGCAATCTCGCATCGGCATCGCAATAACCACGCACAACCGTCCTCACGTTCTGAAGCAAGCCATTGAGCAACATCTGAAGCATTTGCCCGCCGGCGCGCTGGTGGTTGTGGTGGATGATGGTTCCAGTCCTGCCGCTGTGGTGCCTGACGGCATTCGCTTAATCCGGCATGAAACCTCTCTTGGTATCGTGGCATCGAAGAACGCCAGCCTTGAAGCGCTGATGGATGCTGGTTGCGAACATCTTTTCCTGTGGGACGATGATGCCTGGCCGATTGCCGATGAATGGCATCTACCTTACATCGAATCACCGGAGCCGCATCTGGCTTATCAGTTTCTCGACCTGGCGGGCCCGCGCAAGCTGAATGACCTCTCCGTCCTGTACCGCGATGATAACCACATCGCCTACACCGGGCAGCGCGGCGTGATGCTCTACTACCACCGCAGCGCTATTGAAAAGGTTGGCGGATTCGACCCCATTTACGGGCGCGGGATGTACGAGCACAGCGATTTAGCCCTGCGCATTCATAACGCGGGACTGACCACATGGGCCTATGCCGATGTTGTTGGTTCTGAAAAGCTGATTCATTCCCTCGATGAACATGAAGCCATTGAGCGTTCGGTACCTAAACCGGACCGGGTAGCGCTGGTGGAACGTAACGTGAAGATCCACAACGAGCGCCGTGATAACGGGTTTACTGGTTACGTTGACTACCGGCGACAGCGTGACGTGGTCATCACTACTCTGCTTACCAGTCAGCCAGATCCGCAGCGAGGCACCAAAATGGCTGCCTCGCCTGACATGCTGGTCAAATGGGCGGCCTCGCTTCGGGAGTGTATACGTATCGCGCTGGTGGATGAATTGCAGACCGCCCCGGCAGACGTTGAACTGTGCCGTATTCCTGACGTAAAGATGAACATCTACTTCCGGCGCTGGCTGCATATCTGGCAGCACCTCCGTGACCATCCTGAATATCGGCTCGTCTGGTGTACAGATGGCACTGATGTCGAGATGCTTCGCGCACCGTGGGAAGAAATGCAACCCGGTAAGGTTTATGTCGGCTCTGAACCGAAGACATATGCTGACGCCTGGGCAAAGCAGAACCATCCGGAGCGAATCTATCAGGAATTCATTGAAGCACACCGCAACGATGTGATGCTTAACGCTGGTCTGCTGGGCGGCACTCGAGCTGATGTAATGGCGTTCGCGCATGGCATCATTCGCCTTTATTACCGCATCGAGAGTTATCGCTTCTGGAAGAAAGAGCAAACTGGCGCCGCGGTGGGTGACATGCTGGCGTTCGGAATTGTCGCGCAGTCATTCGCAGAAAGGTTGGTCACCGGACCTCTGGTTCATACCGTATTCAAAACTGACGGGATTGGTAGGGAGGCCGCATGGTGGAAACACAAGTGA
- a CDS encoding terminase small subunit, with protein MLTAQKRKFAVALMSGMSQKDAAVKAGYSEKSARSKGSQLAKDPEVIAFIERKKKEVIETDDIPACRKNVYTPTVNTTEKNDVPLAPGTADAYDDPLKFLMAVMNDATEEIDVRKDAAKAMLPYIHPKKGETGKKEARNAAAKAASGASKFGAMAPPKLVVNNKG; from the coding sequence ATGTTAACAGCGCAAAAGCGTAAATTCGCTGTCGCGCTGATGTCCGGTATGTCTCAAAAAGATGCGGCAGTGAAGGCGGGATATTCTGAGAAATCCGCACGGTCCAAGGGGTCGCAGCTTGCAAAAGACCCGGAGGTCATCGCGTTTATTGAGCGTAAAAAAAAGGAAGTTATCGAGACAGATGACATACCTGCCTGCCGGAAAAATGTTTATACCCCAACGGTAAACACTACCGAAAAAAATGATGTGCCACTGGCGCCAGGCACAGCTGATGCTTACGACGATCCGCTTAAGTTTCTGATGGCCGTAATGAACGACGCCACTGAAGAAATTGACGTCAGAAAGGACGCGGCGAAGGCCATGCTTCCCTATATTCACCCCAAAAAAGGGGAAACAGGAAAAAAGGAGGCGCGCAACGCCGCGGCAAAAGCTGCTTCCGGGGCCAGCAAATTTGGTGCGATGGCGCCGCCGAAGCTGGTCGTGAACAACAAGGGGTAA